Proteins co-encoded in one Stomoxys calcitrans chromosome 5, idStoCalc2.1, whole genome shotgun sequence genomic window:
- the LOC106084593 gene encoding polypeptide N-acetylgalactosaminyltransferase 1 yields the protein MVFRFRSFYGKIITFALVALVFILYIKVIHVEDQGNSSFSEFEHSKPAAYRQNHHQHDTRGDFDESENEIPPPPAQKPNTADLNSPLELSIVKDLKKQEPGLGDNGEAAFLVGAAKIRGEEIYKKIALNEELSEHISYNRTLGDSRHPGCLNQRFDIDTLPTTSIIIIFFNEPFSVLMRTVHSALNTCNERLLKQIILVDDGSTNVELHDKLDYYIRTRLPAGRVLVVRLKNRLGLIRARLAGARVATGDVLIFLDAHCEANIGWCEPLLQRIKESRTSVLVPIIDVIDAQDFKYNTNGYKSFQVGGFQWSGHFDWISVSERERERQQRECKDSVLDVCPTWSPTMAGGLFAMDRSYFWEVGSYDEQMDGWGGENLEMSFRIWQCGGTIETIPCSRVGHIFRDFHPYKFPNNRDTHGINTARMALVWMDDYINIFFLNRPDLKFHPDIGDVTHRVMLRKKLRCKSFDWYLENIYPEKFVPIKNVIAYGRVRSLHANLCLDDLQQNNENPYNLGVYACSKEISKTQFFSLTNNKVLRNELSCATVQHSDSAPFQIVMTSCLEGDDYNEKWQYLGNRLRHLRTGLCLDHRGLHQGDYVQVAPCDPLSKTQRWTIDHGEDPY from the exons ATGGTTTTTCGTTTTCGTTCCTTTTATGGCAAAATCATCACTTTCGCTTTGGTGGCTTTAGTGTTCATTCTCTACATAAAGGTAATCCATGTGGAAGACCAGGGAAACAGCAGCTTCTCAGAATTTGAGCACTCGAAGCCGGCAGCGTATAGACAAAACCATCACCAACACGACACACGGGGAGACTTCGATGAAAGCGAGAATGAAATTCCACCACCACCTGCCCAGAAACCTAATACTGCTGACCTGAATTCTCCCCTTGAATTGAGCATTGTTAAAGATCTGAAGAAGCAAGAACCCGGTTTGGGTGATAATGGCGAGGCCGCTTTTCTAGTGGGTGCAGCGAAAATACGAGGCGAAGAAATCTACAAAAAAATCGCCCTAAATGAGGAGTTAAGTGAACACATCAGCTACAATCGCACCTTGGGCGACTCCCGGCATCCAGGATGTCTCAACCAGCGTTTTGATATAGACACTCTTCCCACAACCAGTATTATCATTATATTTTTCAACGAACCCTTCTCCGTCCTTATGCGCACAGTGCACAGTGCCCTGAACACCTGCAATGAACGTCTGCTCAAACAAATTATTCTTGTGGATGATGGGAGTACCAACGTGGAGCTGCATGACAAATTGGACTACTATATAAGAACCCGATTGCCAGCCGGAAGAGTTCTTGTTGTGCGATTGAAAAATCG TTTGGGACTGATACGAGCTCGTTTGGCGGGTGCACGTGTCGCTACAGGCGACGTTTTAATATTCTTAGACGCACATTGTGAGGCAAACATCGGTTGGTGTGAACCTTTATTGCAACGCATTAAGGAATCTAGGACGAGTGTGTTGGTGCCTATAATCGATGTAATTGAtgctcaagactttaaatacaATACGAACGGTTACAAATCTTTTCAAGTTGGAGGATTTCAGTGGAGTGGCCATTTTGATTGGATATCAGTTTCTGAGAGGGAAAGAGAAAGACAGCAGCGCGAATGTAAAGATTCTGTATTGGATGTTTGCCCTACATGGAGTCCCACGATGGCAGGAGGTCTCTTTGCCATGGACCGCAGCTATTTCTGGGAAGTTGGTAGCTATGATGAGCAG ATGGATGGCTGGGGTGGAGAAAATCTAGAAATGTCCTTTAGAATATGGCAATGCGGTGGAACCATTGAAACCATACCCTGCTCCAGAGTCGGCCATATTTTCCGGGATTTTCATCCCTACAA GTTTCCTAACAACCGGGACACGCACGGTATTAACACTGCCCGCATGGCATTAGTGTGGATGGATGACtacataaatatattctttttGAACCGACCCGATCTTAAGTTCCATCCTGACATAGGCGATGTCACGCACAGAGTTATGCTGCGCAAAAAGTTGCGTTGCAAAAGCTTCGACTGGTATTTGGAAAACATATATCCTGAGAAGTTTGTGCCAATCAAAAATGTAATAGCGTATGGAAG GGTTCGTTCGCTGCACGCGAACTTATGTTTGGATGATCTGCAACAGAATAATGAAAATCCCTACAACCTGGGCGTATATGCGTGCAGCAAAGAAATCTCCAAAACGCAATTCTTTTCGCTTACTAACAACAAGGTTTTGCGCAACGAACTGTCTTGCGCGACTGTCCAACATAGTGACTCGGCTCCATTCCAAATTGTAATGACAAGTTGTTTGGAAGGCGATGACTACAATGAAAAGTGGCAATATTTAGGCAATCGCCTGCGACACTTGCGAACCGGACTGTGTTTGGATCATCGAGGACTTCATCAAGGTGATTATGTCCAAGTGGCTCCCTGTGACCCGCTCAGCAAAACGCAGCGTTGGACTATAGATCACGGCGAAGATCCTTACTAG